From the genome of Planctomycetota bacterium, one region includes:
- a CDS encoding D-hexose-6-phosphate mutarotase codes for MRPAIEIVEGRGDMPMVRVRTDLAEADVYLHGAHVTHFKPAGGADVLFVSDKAIFDGTSPIRGGIPICFPWFGGNGPSADAPSHGFARTAAWSLVDLAQKDGEATIHLRLKSDDATRRWWPVDFAFDYTIRVGRSLNIDAAVTTASPASFELALHSYFRVHDVASTTLKGFSGGRYIDQLDGNMTKDQPEEPAIVGEVDRIYQGHTSDVTINDGHRTITIAKTGSTSTVLWNPHIAKSQRTPDLGDDEWPGFLCVETAAIGEGRIDLPDGDTHKMTLSITAS; via the coding sequence ATGCGACCAGCGATTGAAATCGTCGAGGGCCGCGGCGACATGCCGATGGTCCGCGTTCGAACCGACCTCGCCGAAGCCGACGTCTACCTCCACGGCGCTCACGTCACGCACTTCAAGCCAGCCGGCGGCGCCGATGTGCTGTTCGTCAGCGACAAGGCAATCTTCGACGGAACCAGCCCGATCCGCGGCGGCATTCCGATCTGCTTCCCCTGGTTCGGCGGGAACGGACCGTCCGCAGACGCGCCCTCGCACGGATTTGCCCGCACGGCCGCGTGGTCGCTCGTCGACCTCGCGCAGAAGGACGGCGAAGCCACCATCCACCTACGCCTGAAGAGTGACGACGCCACACGACGTTGGTGGCCGGTCGACTTCGCATTCGATTACACAATCCGCGTCGGCCGATCGCTCAACATCGACGCCGCCGTCACGACCGCGTCGCCGGCATCGTTCGAGCTGGCGTTGCACAGCTACTTCCGCGTACACGATGTCGCGTCGACCACGCTGAAGGGCTTTTCCGGCGGTCGGTACATCGACCAGCTCGACGGCAACATGACGAAGGACCAGCCCGAAGAGCCAGCCATCGTCGGTGAGGTCGATCGCATCTACCAGGGACACACATCCGACGTCACGATCAACGACGGTCATCGCACAATCACGATCGCCAAGACTGGCTCGACCAGCACCGTCCTCTGGAACCCGCACATCGCCAAGAGCCAGCGGACACCGGACCTCGGCGACGACGAGTGGCCCGGCTTCCTCTGCGTCGAGACCGCCGCCATCGGTGAGGGCCGAATCGACTTACCCGACGGCGATACGCACAAGATGACGCTTTCGATCACGGCGTCGTGA
- a CDS encoding DUF192 domain-containing protein codes for MDLIAVVMSLPIVLAGAWYAFNAGSIRSLAEIDGERANAIRVRLRRVNGAVMLVLGFVFYFVIARTRALGDESAGGAGWLLPLAVLSIVPLFLLMLLLVWLDWRMTRRLRRGFGLAGVLVTMLTITGCGDGGALSETTASDEPPPSPAYVPTTRPEPQNLPTADVVIGDRTYTLMVADDPDERATGLMHRREMADNEGMIFLFKETTLRNFYMKDTYVPLDVLFLDDEGRLINVDEGRPLDDRPTIRSDAPTRTVIELRRGQADAAGIQTDDAIDIAPALEIADVQ; via the coding sequence ATGTCGCTGCCGATCGTTCTGGCCGGGGCGTGGTATGCCTTCAACGCGGGGAGCATTCGCAGTCTCGCGGAGATCGACGGCGAGCGGGCCAACGCCATCCGCGTCCGACTGCGTCGCGTGAACGGCGCGGTGATGCTCGTGCTGGGCTTCGTCTTCTACTTCGTCATTGCTCGCACACGAGCCCTTGGCGACGAATCGGCCGGCGGGGCGGGTTGGCTGCTCCCGCTGGCGGTCCTCTCGATCGTTCCGCTCTTCCTGCTCATGCTGCTACTCGTCTGGCTCGACTGGCGCATGACGCGACGGCTCCGCCGCGGCTTCGGCCTGGCGGGCGTGCTCGTCACGATGCTCACCATCACCGGCTGCGGTGACGGCGGAGCTCTGTCTGAGACCACCGCCTCCGACGAGCCACCCCCGTCCCCCGCGTATGTCCCGACGACGCGTCCAGAGCCGCAGAACCTCCCGACGGCCGATGTGGTCATCGGCGATCGCACGTACACCCTGATGGTCGCCGACGATCCCGACGAGCGAGCCACCGGCCTGATGCACCGCCGTGAAATGGCGGACAACGAGGGCATGATCTTCCTCTTCAAGGAGACGACGCTGCGGAACTTCTACATGAAGGACACCTACGTTCCGCTCGACGTGCTGTTCCTCGACGACGAGGGGCGACTGATCAACGTCGACGAGGGTCGGCCGTTGGACGATCGTCCGACCATTCGCAGCGACGCTCCAACGCGCACGGTCATTGAGCTGCGTCGTGGGCAAGCCGACGCGGCTGGCATTCAAACGGATGACGCGATCGACATCGCGCCCGCGCTTGAGATCGCCGACGTGCAGTAA
- a CDS encoding Rieske (2Fe-2S) protein, whose product MSDSGTGKTLNTFGNEGNPYAADVDTIDRSCQSVGEVAEAFRIIDEGRKPVRRGSKELVIGPADEIPPGHRVIVDDGRQGIGVFNVDGTYYALKNVCPHFGAPLCRGKVGNTHGPGETHTFEQALDGRVLKCPWHGWEFDVVTGKGLYDAKGRVATFDCHVDDEGNVVVTTP is encoded by the coding sequence GTGAGTGATTCGGGTACAGGCAAAACGCTGAACACCTTCGGCAACGAAGGCAACCCTTACGCGGCCGACGTCGACACGATCGACCGCTCGTGTCAGTCCGTCGGCGAGGTCGCAGAAGCGTTTCGGATCATCGACGAGGGACGCAAGCCCGTACGCCGGGGCAGCAAGGAGCTCGTCATTGGCCCGGCCGACGAGATTCCGCCGGGACATCGCGTCATCGTCGACGACGGTCGCCAGGGCATCGGCGTCTTCAACGTCGACGGCACGTACTACGCCCTCAAGAACGTCTGCCCTCACTTCGGAGCGCCGCTTTGCCGAGGTAAGGTCGGCAACACCCACGGCCCCGGCGAGACGCACACCTTCGAGCAGGCACTCGACGGCCGGGTGCTCAAGTGTCCCTGGCACGGCTGGGAGTTCGACGTCGTGACCGGCAAGGGGCTCTACGACGCCAAGGGACGTGTCGCGACGTTTGACTGCCACGTCGACGACGAGGGCAACGTCGTCGTCACGACGCCGTGA